The Maniola jurtina chromosome 20, ilManJurt1.1, whole genome shotgun sequence genome includes the window tgggcatcatctaattattattttacatactgtacattacaaataaatacttaaagatAACCGTAAAACTAATATTGTTAATCATGTTTTCGCCTATATTTGGAGTATACTTGGCGTAAATACTTTAAAGAATCAGTGTTCCATAGTGGAGCTAGGGAGAAGTCCTTATTGATGACTAAGGATTGAGGGTTCGACTTGTCCAGTGGTGGCCATTGCATGGGTAACAAATGTGATACAACCGGAGTTGGATTTCTGAAAAAtaagattaaataaaacaataactgCAGAATAAAATTATGAGATACCTGTgcaagaaattaaaataaagaatataattattaaagttttatattcaaataattgataaatttcatcgatgtatatggatgggcccttcgaagataaaaaacgcgctcaaaaagtcaagagaatttgcaaaagtctcttgactttgtcaatgacgatgacgtaagatttaagcgtatttttgcggacggaattgtatgggaaaggctaatacATCGATGATAAATTTCGATTCTACTGGTTTCCACAACATCTTTTTGCTCACGGGGTCAAACTaagtgcaatttaaaaaaagtggtCGAAGGCAAGATAacatatagatatagataatgcGGATGTATTTGGAATAAAGTGATAAACattcagtaccaccgatttAAATTTTGCAAGGTTTTCGCTTGGAGTGCTGGCTCAGTGGCTTGCGGTATGGATaaacttgaattttaaaataagggCATTAagattcattttcatttaacgCTACAGAGATTCGACGCGCAGAACCTCCCCAGAACGTGCCAAAACCGACAAGTTTACGCACTCTCCGAGGTGCAAAGTTATAAAACTGACAAGGTCCCAACTACGGGATTTTTTGATAGAAAACCTCAATATCTTTTTTAGCTCGACCCGGGATTTGAACCCAAAACCTAGGATTTCACAGCCAACTAAGTCAAAGAAGTCATCAACAGAAACATTATAAAGGTGAATGCACATACGTACCCATATTTTGCAAAGTTCGTCCACATAGTCGTCATCCTGTCAATCATTTGATATTCAAAGAACGACGGGATAACATTTTGACTGAAGATATAGAACAAGTCATCTGCGTGTGTAGCTCCCGGGATATGCTTTAGTACTTTGCCCATAGTTAACTTGACCAAATTACGCCATCCATAATAACTGAACACGTAACTGTATACTGGTTTATCATTGGTATCAAGATATAACTCAGCTTCTTCTAACGTAGGATATGTCATGAAGACCTCTCCATGCAACCTTGATAGATTAGCTAAAGTTTCACGTGAGATAGCTTCATCgcctaaataaaaattgtgcaACTTTTTGGCTACTTCTTTCCTTTCCGCTTCTGATGGTATGTGTAAATTCTTAGGCAACGCTTTCTCAACTGCAATTTTGGCTATAGTTGTATCATTTTCCAAAGCTGCAAGAAGTAAACCTTCTTCATTACACGTTCCAATCATCACAGGAACTTTATTGTATTCTCCTTTCGAAAGTAAATTATATGGCAAATCTATCAAGAATGACTCTTCGCCATCTATTTCATCTTCTATGCAAGGTACGTATAACAGTTCCGAAATTACTATATTGCCTTCTTTTCTTGGAACTCTAGTAGCTATAAGTTCTGCATCACTTTTGTCCATCAATATATCGTAAATTTCATATGGATCTTCGGTTAGGTATTGCATTACTTTAGTTAATAAGCTGGCCATGTAAACTGGCTTGAATTGGAATGCCCATGTCGCTGATGAAGAACCACTTTGTATTATAGCTTTATGGAATAAGCCTTCGGACATCCGAGATACTATATGGTAGGATACAGATGCTGCGCCGGCACTTTCTCCAAATATAGTGACGTTGTCAGGGTCTCCTCCAAATGCTTTAATATTTCGTTGGACCCACTTTAAAGCAGCTACTTGATCTTTCATACCGGCATTACCTGGTGCTTCCTTAATTCGTAAACAAGCGAATCCTAATACATTGAGCCTATAGTTGATAGTGACTAGAATAACTCCCTTCTTAACTAAATATTCTGGGCCGTACATCGATGACGCCGAGCCGTCGAAAAATCCCCCGCCGTGAATAAAAAGCATGACCGGATATGACGTAACATCCGTAGCATCCATAGGGGTAAAAACATTGAGAACCAAACAGTCTTCTTGGCCTATAACTAGGCTTTGACCCAGCCTCTGTGGGCATTTGGTATTTTGGTCTACTGCTTCGTAAACACCGCGCCATGATGGGGGAGGGCCGGGAGCCTGAAAAAGGTTTTCTTTTGTTAAATATGCAATAGGTATACACGATATTACTTgctctaattaattattattgaacttTAGTACATTACCTACCAGATTCACTAAAATTTATAAGGGTTTAGAGCTCACGTTTATACGTCATAGGTGGTTGTAGGTAGATACGTGCTCTGACCTTTTGGGTTATTATAGATCTAGACTAGTTTTGAACCCGCGAAACCCGCGTTTTACGCGACACGACGAATAATCTccggctacattaaggttaacatcaatgcccaacaacgccataattatcgcaaCAATCAACGCGTTAATCTGAGTGGTCACACTtgaacgtctaatgccaattgcattggggttaaaatcgtctaacttgaacggcattgtgaatgccgttatACGTTGATCGTGCTAACTCTACGTTTATGTTACGTTGACGTGAAACGCCGTTGAGCATCGCGTTGTTGGGAGATTACAGACCAATTTTGAGTATGTTCCTTAgtcttaggttgagatctatagcgcactttgaatttgctcagacttaagatacagttaaaacgagacagcgctatactgctgacataaaaccgtctcgttttaactgagcttagtgtaagcaaagtcaaagtacgctctatagatgtcGATTCTCATTTCTCAGGCTAAGGATTCCGACTTGAAAAGTTCTTAAAATAGTGTAGGTACCTGAAACCGTTTCTCCGGATGTGAAGCATAGGGGATTCCAACATAGCTCTTATAAGCGCCATTAGGCGATATGAACCCACGCAACCAGCCTCCTTGGACTCGCACTGGTATCGTTGGTTGCGGGACCAGTCGCGCTGCCCACAGCGACCAGAGCATTAACCACTGATTCTTCATAGCCAGACAAAGCTGAAAAATGCAgtaaaataatatctttattatattatactactacctgatgcccgcgacttcattcgcatggatataagtttttaaaaatcgcatGAAAATTCTTCGATTTTCTTTTGAAGATGCTAGGAATGGCGACCTCGGAAATCGGAAATTATTGATCTTGACCATAAttcctagttaattaaattaatgtacttaatgattgtcgagtttcttgctggttcttctcgataggaacggcattccgaaccagtggtagattattttggcaattcaaaagcacttgtaaaagtttcattgattaaaaatattttgaattttgtaagtatgaaaattgaaaaaccatTTTCCATGGAAAAAACGcctgtgaaaaaaaaacataatttcgcCAAAAGAaactgatttttaaaattagcaATAGTGCGCATCGCCAACAGGCACCAACACCTCAATCATTAgaaaataagtagataaattAACACAAAGTATGGGAAATAAATACAACACTACATGAGAACTCATACAATATCACTAGTCTGTGGTCGTTTTACATCATTGTCTTTTGTCTGTGATCTCGCACTTTTGCCTCGACTGTACCACTGTAATATTGCGTTCGTAAATCacattaaaagtttaatttaactgTAGTAATTctcttgttttatttcaaaatagccaAATCGactaaggtacctacctaatgataataattactttgtAGGTAGATATCTTGGACTccccaaaaaactaaattgtcaTTTTTGCGTTGTTATTCACATTTCTCTCCTTACACTGTGCTAGTAACCTACTTAAGTTACGTATATGTATAATTCTacacttacataatattacgtagTTATTGCATGATAACTTGATAATACAACCACTGTCCACCACAGATTCAAttacttatttctacttttcaCTATACACAATATGaatacacaatttttttaataatctcaCACAACTGGACACAAATTTCACGGCCCCTGTGGACGATGTATGACATTAATATAAACTAGAATTTGTATAAGGATTTTGTTAACTGAGTTAATCACTCGACGCGATTCGCTCGTGGGGCAAAGGTTTGGCTCAAGGCTATCTTATCGTTTATGTATGTACGTATTATCACGTTTCCGTGTATCCTTGTAAGATAATCATGTATTTTCACCTGTGCAGTTATTATGCAGTATGGAATCATTATTAAAACCAGTACACCcactaactacctacctatatcaaatcaaaattatttattaattatatagaggatgcccgcgacttcgtccgtgtggatttagatttctaaagatcccgtgggaactgttgattttctgggataaaaagttgcgtaTGTCAATTAcctggacgcaagctacctcggtaccgttcatacaaatcggttaagcggatgggtctttcggaatcccgtgggaactcttcgattttccgggataaaaagtagcctatctccgtccccgggatatgagcCGGTCCGAGTCTAATGatatcagaatcggttaaactgttgggctgtgaaaaagtagcaggcagacagacacactttcgcatttataatatcaagtatggatattagtaggtatggatgaTAGCCCAAAAAATTAGTGTAATTTTGTCAGGGTCcaagttttttgctggttcttctcagtaggaaaggcattcctactgagaagaaccagcctAGGCATTTAACGATTCGAAAGTATGTACttgttttattgaataaaaatattttgaattttgagtagAATCGCTGGACACCCCCAACCCCTCCGTCCGTCTTCCAccgaccactaggctatcaccctgacctacctaggtaccttagGTATTAATATTCGAGTAGAGTACACACCTATATAATAGAGCAGCTTCGTTTCAAATGTATACTGATCACTTTCATTTGCATGACATTAATCCATTTCAACGATTCCAAATGAAAAtcaacacttttctttataTACATAAAGTTGTTTTCTATAGTATCACTCGATTCTAGTTAGTAAATAGATGTAGAAGTTTTGTGGCAAACCAGTTCATAACTATTTTATATCCATTTGGTATACAAAAATAGATCTTAAAATACGATACAGTAAAGTTTTAAATCGTGTAATAAAAGGTTAACAGGTAAAACTGGAATTTTAATCGCTGTACACAAGGATGGCCAGCTCTTCCGATTTTCCAGGACACGTCCTGGTTTTTATAATATCTGAATATTGACTAAAGAAACTCAATACAATTTTGTGAAGACCTTctactaatattaggtaggtacctgtattTGGATTGCTACATTTCCATAAGTTCAAAGTAACATGGGCTCAcagaatttcatacaaatatttaagcCATTGTGTAAGCCACCATGGAACGTGTCTGCATTTCATTGAGtttattgtttgaaaaattCAAATAGAAATCAaactctgtttgtctgtccgtctgtcgtgtctgtcaagaaaacccatagggttgacctagaattaggCAGGTAGTTTAGCTTGGTCGGCCGAATAAAATAATTGTTCTGGATTTTCTCCTCACATTTCCCGATTTACATCAATGGACGCGGTGACCCTACTAAGGTTACGTGTATCTTTTTTTCTACCGTTCTTCATTCTTTAGCGGCGAAGTAACTCGGACGTAGTGTGTGTACAGTCACTTTTACATATTCTTTTGAATTCAATCAGTGTTTTACTTGATCTTGAATGCttattattctatataatttttcatACTATTAAAGGTGGTTATACGGACTTGAGCAAATCAGTATTATATTAGGTGACCAAACTGAAACTATCAGTGCCATCTATTGCATTACGGAATCCtgaaaataaagtaggtaaggtTTAAAATTATTGAGTTAAAACAACGTATTTTGTATCATATATAGAAAATGTTACTAGTGTATGTTAAAACATAGTAGTtagtattatcatattatattctaAACTAGTATAGATCAATTAGGTAAAATAGATTTGGTTTGATGTTAATTGTTTCCTGTATAAACTGTAACGCGCTGGTATTTTTGTAATGAATGAAGATAAGCTTGTACCTACTTGTGCGCaatcattaataatattatgtaaattatacgAGTACAATAATATACAACATGATCCGCCTCACCTCTTCACGTCGAGAGTATTATTGTATCCAGGATAGGGATAATTCACTTGTAATAAGTTTATTTGTGACCTAGGTAAAATATGTAGATACATATATCTAAGTTTTTCGCCACTTCAAATTGCTacatatcaaaataatatttattggtGTAAGGAATCACCTTTCTGACCTTTTTTCTATCGCGCTTTTAAatttcaacgcacagcttaaactgaGCCTcgttaagcctcgatagctcaacggttgaggagcagactgaacaccgaaaggtcggcagttcaaacccacccgttgcactattgtcgtacccactcctggcacaagctttacgcttaattggaggggaaaggggagtattagtcatgattagtatggctaatattcttttaaaaaaaactattggatggattgggctgaaagggTTTTGAAGATTTTCGCCTACCCTAGTGATCCGCCATTTTACTTTTAGGCCAGGCTCCATACTAATACATATATTCAAACCCCattggcatgcaaatagctataatgacatagacatccgcttaggatttttttttttaatttaacacctaagggggtaaaataggggtatgTAGATCACACGGACGAATTCACaagcataagctagtttaaaatataatccaAAACTTTTCTCTTTTTCAGAACATTTGTAATcatgaaatatataaaatctaCAACGCTGAACCATCAGAAAGTTTATACATCTGAACTCTTGTACCCCAAACATAACAAGTGAACAATGAAGTCTTATTGGGTGATACTCTGGTCACTATGGGCGATGCGACTGGTGCGGCAGCCAACGGCGCCCGTACTCGTCAGCGGAGGCTGGTTGCGCGGCCAGGTGGCGAGAGACGGCTCTCATGTGAGATACACGGGCATACCCTATGCTGCGTATGAAGACAGATTCCAGGTACCATTTCattaactttttagggttccgtacctcaaaagaggtattttctattttctattttcaggCTCCACACTCCAACGTATCCTGGAAAGGCATATTAGATGCAACCGAAGAAAATATTAGATGCTCCCAAAGATTTACCGAAAACCTGATTTCAGGTATAGAAGACTGCCTCACTGTTAACGTTTACACACCATTAGAAACTACGAATGAACTAAAACCTGTCATGGTGTATATCCATGGTGGAGGTTTCAGAGATGGCTCAGGATCACCCTTTCTCTACGGACCAGAATATTTAGTCAAACATGACGTTATACTAGTTACATTTAACTATAGATTAGAAATTCTTGGATTCCTATGTCTTGGCATCAAGGAAGCTCCAGGAAACGTTGGACTTAAGGACCAACTTGAAGCTTTACGTTGGATAAAAAAGAACATAAGAAAATTTGGAGGAAACCCTAATGATATAACACTGTTTGGTGAAAGTGCCGGTTCGGCATCAGTGTCACTCCATATATTATCACCGATGTCTAAAGGACTGTTCCACAAAGCGATAATGCAGAGTGGTTCTTCTATTTCTCCTTGGAGCTTACAGTTTGAACCAATCAAAACAGCTAAATTATTAGCCAATCAAATGGGTTACAATATAGAGGATCCTCACGAGCTATACAAATTGTTCAAGAACAAATCTGTTATAGAATTGCTAAGTACACGTATTCCTAGAAATAATGGAGATATAGTGTTATCAGAAAATATATTCGTTCCTTGTATCGAGAAAAAAATTCCAGAAGCTAACCAGTTCCTACCTGATTCTCCATATAATTTAATCACCAAAggaaattataataaagttcCACTTATTATAGGGCATACTAATGCTGAAGGGTACATGTTTGTCGGGAAGGAGAATGATACGACCATGCGTAATTTTAATACATTTGGCTCACTTCCACGAGATTTATTATTCCCGACTAATTTAGAAAAGAAAGAGACAGCAGATCAACTTAAAAGGCTTTACTTTAATGAATATGATACAGAAAATGATTTCTTAGCAAAATTATCTAAATATGAAGGTGACATAGGCATTGTATACCCCGTTACCATCACAGCTGTGCTTTTATCACAATCTATGGATTATCCGGTATACATGTACAAATTTTGTcgggatggatggatgaatctAGTAAAAGCACTCTTCAAATTCTGGAGGTATCCTGGAGCCACTCATGCTGATGAccttttctatatttttaaaattggtgTCACTTTACCTCAGTCGTTTATTGAAATGAAGACTATAAATAGAATGACCACCTTGTGgacaaattttgcaaaatatgGGTGAGTGAATTTGAACTTCATCTAGcagaaatgtaaaaaaattggcGGGTCATATCAATGCGCACAAAAAGCCCTTTTCTAAGGtgtacttttttatataaataatcgGATTTTAACACTCTTAAAATGATTCTTATGTTCTATACTCTACCGTCGCGGTTGTCGTCATTGTCATCAACAGACAGACGTTACTGGgcatctcttgtagggatttcctcGCTGCAGTGTTGCGtgcgtcgcctgaatccagcagctctCTGAGCCTTATTTGATGTTCTCTGTGGACAGAGCACAAGCACAGCGTTGGGCTCGTGCACCAGCCCAACGCTGTACTTTTCTGTCCTGCATCGCCATTTCAGCACCTTAGAACCCCAACTTCTAAAGGTCCTTTGGatgccctgtccattgccaccgTCAGCTTCACAATctgttgagctatgttggttactctggttcttctaccgATCTCCTTATTTCTTGGATTtggtcacgtagagaaactttcatAATACTATGTAGTTCTACCCATTGCCCACAGAGTGACTCTGACTCTTTCTCGTGAGGCTTGTACTCCATCAGTCATCACTAACAGCACGCACTATTTTAAAACTGAAAATTCCTCAGTACTTGAATCATACCGTAGTCGGATAATATGAGAAacgatgtttttattattttcagaatGCCCACGCCCAATGTAACGCAACTCTTGCCAAAGAAATGGTATCCACTGGATGTAAGGAAACCAGAACTACTGATCATAGACAAGGAGTTTTCAACAGAACTACTGTGGAATGATCCCAGCTTACGGTTTTGGAACAGAACTTACACTAAATATAGGAGAAAAACGTGAATATGTAATACTTAGATAATTTTTTGTGGTGCTGTAAACTTTTAGatttaaagataataattatggcatttttataaatatgtaagaataatgttttataaatacacacaataaaactttaaatattatttatttagtaattatttatttgtttacctaAAGTACGATCTAGGGACAAAGTTATAATGTGACCTGCGGTTACTAGATCGTATATGATAGTTCCTAGATTTCGTTTAAGATCAACGTTGCTTTTCCAGCACTGAGTGCATGCAATAGACGAAAATGCGAGCTGTCCAAGCAAAATCCATGTACTAATattgatgcgaaagtgtgtcactCTGTCTATtagatagcttttcacggcccatccgtttaaccgatattgATTATATTAGTTACAGAGATAGCTCCCAGGGAAGgattttgatcccggaaaatcaaagagtttcaactaaatttttaaaaacctaaatccacatggacgaagttgttggcatcatttatttggtacagagatagtttgcatcctcgAGATGTTCATAGACTAATTTGGACGctgaaaaatcaaatagttcccacgcgatttttaaaaacccaaatccacgcggatgaagtcgcggtaagaaaa containing:
- the LOC123875781 gene encoding acetylcholinesterase-like, encoding MKSYWVILWSLWAMRLVRQPTAPVLVSGGWLRGQVARDGSHVRYTGIPYAAYEDRFQAPHSNVSWKGILDATEENIRCSQRFTENLISGIEDCLTVNVYTPLETTNELKPVMVYIHGGGFRDGSGSPFLYGPEYLVKHDVILVTFNYRLEILGFLCLGIKEAPGNVGLKDQLEALRWIKKNIRKFGGNPNDITLFGESAGSASVSLHILSPMSKGLFHKAIMQSGSSISPWSLQFEPIKTAKLLANQMGYNIEDPHELYKLFKNKSVIELLSTRIPRNNGDIVLSENIFVPCIEKKIPEANQFLPDSPYNLITKGNYNKVPLIIGHTNAEGYMFVGKENDTTMRNFNTFGSLPRDLLFPTNLEKKETADQLKRLYFNEYDTENDFLAKLSKYEGDIGIVYPVTITAVLLSQSMDYPVYMYKFCRDGWMNLVKALFKFWRYPGATHADDLFYIFKIGVTLPQSFIEMKTINRMTTLWTNFAKYGMPTPNVTQLLPKKWYPLDVRKPELLIIDKEFSTELLWNDPSLRFWNRTYTKYRRKT